Proteins found in one Sorghum bicolor cultivar BTx623 chromosome 1, Sorghum_bicolor_NCBIv3, whole genome shotgun sequence genomic segment:
- the LOC8055151 gene encoding abscisic acid receptor PYR1, with protein sequence MVESPNPNSPSRPLCIKYTRAPARHFSPPLPFSSLIISANPIEPKAMDKQGAGGDVEVPAGLGLTAAEYEQLRSTVDAHHRYAVGEGQCSSLLAQRIQAPPAAVWAIVRRFDCPQVYKHFIRSCALRPDPEAGDALRPGRLREVSVISGLPASTSTERLDLLDDAARVFGFSITGGEHRLRNYRSVTTVSELADPGICTVVLESYVVDVPDGNTEDDTRLFADTVIRLNLQKLKSVAEANAAAAASFVSVVPPPEPEE encoded by the coding sequence ATGGTAGAAAGCCCAAATCCCAATTCCCCATCTCGCCCGCTGTGTATTAAATATACTCGCGCTCCAGCTCGCCAtttctcccctcccctccccttctcttccctAATCATCTCAGCGAATCCAATCGAGCCCAAGGCGATGGACAAGCAGGGTGCGGGCGGGGACGTGGAGGTGCCGGCGGGGCTGGGGCTGACGGCGGCGGAGTACGAGCAGCTGCGGTCGACGGTGGACGCGCACCACCGCTACGCCGTGGGGGAGGGCCAATGCTCCTCGCTGCTGGCGCAGCGCATCCAGGCACCGCCTGCCGCCGTCTGGGCCATCGTCCGCCGCTTCGACTGCCCGCAGGTGTACAAGCACTTCATCCGCAGCTGCGCGCTCCGCCCGGACCCCGAAGCCGGCGACGCGCTCCGCCCCGGCCGCCTCCGCGAGGTCAGCGTCATCTCGGGCCTCCCCGCCAGCACCAGCACCGAGCGCCTCGACCTCCTCGACGACGCCGCCAGGGTCTTCGGCTTCTCCATCACCGGAGGCGAGCACCGCCTTCGGAACTACCGCTCTGTCACCACCGTCTCCGAGCTCGCGGACCCCGGGATCTGCACCGTCGTGCTCGAGTCCTATGTCGTCGACGTCCCCGACGGCAACACCGAGGACGACACCCGCCTCTTCGCTGACACCGTCATCAGGCTCAACCTCCAGAAGCTCAAGTCCGTCGCCGAGGCCAACGCCGCCGCGGCAGCCAGCTTCGTTTCCGTCGTCCCTCCGCCGGAGCCGGAGGAGTAG